In the Eremothecium cymbalariae DBVPG#7215 chromosome 7, complete sequence genome, one interval contains:
- the SDS22 gene encoding type 1 protein phosphatase-activating protein SDS22 (similar to Ashbya gossypii AER104W), whose product MTEQKPNINSDLESEKSNENVPDQGSQSVSSIQTEVIQDMNVEYLSADSELTVDLPEDIKVIDLIHLKIQSMEALNLYRFKKLEKLYLRQNLIESISEVEVLPADHLEELDLYDNRIKHISRNVNKLVKLKNLDFSFNKIKNIKNIDKLTQLERLYFVQNKISVIENLNTLTDLKSLELGGNRITEIGPDSLRGLDKLEEIWLGKNSITRFMNLQYLKNLKILSIQSNKLRVIEGLEELENLEELYLSHNFIEHISGLEKNVKLTTLDITANKLTKIENVKHLKRLTDLWASFNQIDQSFESLGEELIALPEFETIYLEGNPIQTKNETTYRRKLVLNLGPSLQKIDATYIRG is encoded by the coding sequence ATGACTGAACAGAAGCCTAATATAAATAGTGACTTAGAGTCTGAGAAATCTAATGAAAATGTTCCTGATCAGGGCTCTCAATCGGTGTCCTCTATTCAGACAGAAGTTATTCAAGACATGAATGTGGAGTACCTTAGCGCAGACTCAGAATTGACAGTTGACCTCCCCGAGGATATTAAGGTTATCGACCTTATCCATTTGAAGATACAGTCCATGGAGGCGTTGAATCTTTATAGATTTAAAAAACTTGAGAAATTATATTTAAGACAGAACTTGATTGAATCCATTAGTGAAGTGGAAGTCTTGCCTGCAGATCATCTTGAAGAGTTGGATCTGTATGATAATAGGATTAAACATATTTCTAGAAATGTTAACAAACTTGTtaagttgaagaatttagaTTTCTCTTTTAACAAGATAAAGAACATAAAGAATATCGATAAGTTGACCCAACTGGAACGACTCTATTTTGTTCAGAACAAAATATCCGTAATTGAAAACCTCAACACACTCACAGACTTAAAGAGCCTAGAGTTAGGTGGGAATAGAATTACTGAAATTGGACCAGACTCTTTACGGGGCCTTGATAAACTAGAAGAGATTTGGTTAGGTAAGAATTCTATTACAAGATTTATGAATCTacaatatttaaagaatttgaagattttaTCGATTCAATCAAACAAATTAAGGGTGATTGAGGGACTAGaggaattggaaaatttaGAAGAGCTATATCTGTCTCATAATTTCATTGAACACATTTCAGGCCTCGAAAAGAATGTCAAACTAACCACTTTGGATATCACTGCTAATAAGTtaacaaaaattgaaaatgttaAGCATTTGAAGCGTTTAACTGATCTATGGGCTTCATTTAACCAAATAgatcaaagttttgaatCCTTGGGAGAGGAACTAATTGCTTTGCCGGAATTTGAAACTATATATTTGGAGGGAAATCCTATACAAACAAAGAATGAAACGACATACAGGAGAAAACTTGTTCTGAATCTTGGCCCATCCCTTCAGAAAATTGATGCCACCTACATTCGTGgttga
- the SPP382 gene encoding mRNA splicing protein SPP382 (similar to Ashbya gossypii AER107W), protein MNNEHVNSSMPAKKRRIDVRSEDAPMSNIDLTKQYGIGAKLMAKMGYKEGDGLGKDGNGVTVPIQVTQRQQGIGLGGLDRSHSDSDDSDISPPFNHELIKFKASGTLDDKYQIADKISELENMGIVLPSELTNLINSEVRIPFKKLTELETYISELTALIKKVNALNIRQEHLKGALQNENDKLELESELLSVLSNRNSTLMEKINVIITLEDKDLTDKLCAKCIAQYFQEHQNWNPIDPLEPVYIEISSIIELLSYVMDIRTSALNRTQTALFDVIWKEISPYLENFKIYDAKIIMGLLLDYRDILSFIDCSNYVHGTIITDNIIRLINSWKVGMHLENSSVIADFVSILPKEYSLEVFQLVRNKFSNYCKDWYHRDFEIDEADLEFIRKILGRELYDEITHEYFLPQFIDQLWNKYFDPTFELEDPGCDTPSLYFLERFRVCHLLFTTDDYQMIVRAIFNTINKIIFQWYLYHKSNFSEARNWFNWYINKGFSNPTESEIDEIRISLALFNNPNKHVHDEDFDLKEELHLYKTPDQTIKNIPLRKVTCTFKDVVQDYCEAHGLLLSKKNNEYTTVSLYGRTLTAPIFNVTSGSRGVSVLIREDILWIEVNGAFRPAYLHELGSNVLEA, encoded by the coding sequence ATGAACAACGAACATGTAAACTCATCCATGCCAGCTAAGAAGAGACGTATAGATGTGAGATCTGAGGATGCACCAATGTCAAATATAGATCTGACCAAGCAATATGGAATTGGTGCAAAGTTGATGGCTAAGATGGGATACAAGGAAGGCGATGGTCTGGGGAAAGATGGAAACGGGGTTACAGTTCCTATACAAGTCACTCAGAGGCAACAAGGAATTGGTTTAGGAGGGTTGGATAGAAGCCATTCTGATTCTGATGATTCAGATATATCCCCTCCGTTCAATCATGAGCTGATCAAGTTCAAGGCGAGTGGTACACTCGACGATAAATATCAGATTGCTGACAAAATAAGTGAATTGGAGAATATGGGTATAGTGTTACCATCAGAACTAACAAATCTAATAAACTCTGAGGTGCGGATTccatttaaaaaattaactGAATTAGAGACATATATAAGTGAGCTAACAGCATTAATTAAGAAAGTTAATGCGCTTAACATCCGACAAGAACACCTGAAAGGTGCATTACAAAACGAAAATGACAAACTAGAGTTAGAATCTGAACTTTTAAGTGTCCTCAGCAATAGAAATTCCACATTAATGGAGAAAATaaatgttattattacgTTAGAGGATAAGGATCTCACAGACAAGCTTTGTGCCAAATGCATTGCTCAATATTTTCAGGAGCACCAGAATTGGAATCCAATTGATCCATTGGAACCCGTCTACattgaaatatcttcaattatAGAGTTGTTGTCTTATGTTATGGATATCCGTACATCAGCCTTGAATAGAACACAAACAGCGCTCTTTGATGTAATATGGAAGGAAATTAGCCCATATTTAGAAAATTTCAAGATTTATGATGctaaaataataatgggACTACTATTAGATTACAGAGACATCCTATCATTTATTGACTGTTCGAATTACGTTCATGGAACAATTATAACAGATAACATCATCAGATTGATAAACAGTTGGAAAGTTGGGAtgcatttggaaaattcaTCAGTTATTGCGGATTTTGTTTCTATCTTACCAAAAGAATACTCTCTAGAAGTTTTTCAGCTTGTGAGAAATAAATTCTCGAACTATTGTAAAGATTGGTATCATAGGGATTTCGAAATAGATGAGGCCGACTTAGAATTCATAAGAAAGATTCTAGGAAGGGAGCTGTATGATGAGATTACAcatgaatattttttgcCTCAATTTATAGACCAGTTATGgaataaatattttgatcCAACTTTTGAATTGGAGGACCCAGGCTGTGATACTCCAAGCCTTTACTTCCTTGAAAGATTTCGTGTTTGCCACCTACTATTCACCACTGATGACTATCAAATGATTGTAAGAGCAATATTTAACACCATCAATAAGatcatttttcaatggtATTTGTATCATAAGAGTAACTTTTCAGAAGCCAGAAATTGGTTTAATTggtatattaataaagggTTTTCTAATCCCACAGAATcagaaattgatgaaataaGAATTTCACTAGCATTATTCAATAATCCTAATAAGCATGTCCATGACgaagattttgatttaAAAGAGGAGTTGCACCTTTACAAAACCCCAGATCAAactattaaaaatataccGCTCAGAAAGGTCACTTGCACATTTAAGGATGTGGTCCAAGATTACTGTGAAGCCCATGGCCTACTACTGtcaaagaagaataatGAATATACAACCGTTAGCTTGTATGGAAGAACCTTAACAGCTCCCATATTCAACGTTACTTCGGGATCACGCGGCGTGTCCGTTTTAATTCGAGAGGACATACTCTGGATCGAGGTCAACGGAGCATTCAGGCCTGCATACTTGCATGAGTTGGGTAGCAATGTGTTAGAAGCTTAA
- the ACP1 gene encoding acyl carrier protein (similar to Ashbya gossypii AER103W) has protein sequence MFRSIIRIAPQAANSTITRRAIPAYTNFLRFYSSSLNKDEITTRVIDVIKSFDKTAASANITLDTVFSKDLGLDSLDTVELLVAVEEEFDVEIPDKVADEIQSVGDAVNYIASNPESN, from the coding sequence ATGTTTAGATCAATTATTCGTATTGCCCCACAGGCTGCTAATTCTACAATCACAAGAAGGGCTATTCCTGCTTATACCAACTTCCTACGTTTCTACTCTTCTTCATTGAACAAAGATGAAATTACAACTAGAGTTATCGATGTTATAAAGTCATTTGACAAGACCGCTGCTTCAGCTAACATCACTCTAGACACCGTTTTTTCTAAAGATCTAGGCTTGGATTCCTTAGATACCGTTGAATTATTAGTtgcagttgaagaagaatttgacGTTGAGATTCCGGATAAGGTTGCCGATGAAATACAGTCCGTTGGTGACGCTGTAAATTACATTGCTTCTAATCCAGAATCTAACTAA
- the YKT6 gene encoding palmitoyltransferase YKT6 (similar to Ashbya gossypii AER109W), translating to MKIYSIAILRNKSEKSLELCSVKDLAQFGFFERNGVSQFMTFFGETVAGRTQPGQRHSIEEGNYIGHVYSRSEGICGVLITDKEYPVRPAYTLLNKVLDEYLVAHPPLEWKDIAQTNDSLKLKELDLYLSKYQDPSQADSIMRVQQELDETKIVLHKTIESVLQRGEKLDNLVEKSESLSASSRMFYKQAKKTNSCCIIM from the coding sequence ATGAAGATATACAGCATCGCTATTTTAAGAAACAAGTCTGAAAAGTCGCTAGAACTATGCAGTGTTAAGGATTTGGCACAGTTTGGGTTTTTTGAAAGGAATGGAGTGTCACAGTTTATGACCTTTTTTGGTGAGACGGTTGCTGGAAGGACCCAACCAGGTCAGAGACATAGTATTGAAGAAGGTAATTACATCGGTCATGTTTACAGCAGGTCTGAAGGTATCTGTGGCGTGTTGATTACAGACAAGGAATATCCAGTAAGGCCAGCTTATACCTTGTTGAACAAAGTGTTGGACGAGTATCTCGTTGCACATCCCCCTTTGGAGTGGAAGGACATAGCTCAAACAAATGACAGTTTAAAGCTAAAGGAATTGGATCTTTACTTATCCAAATACCAGGACCCTTCGCAGGCAGACTCTATTATGAGAGTTCAGCAAGAGTTGGACGAAACTAAAATTGTCCTACATAAAACGATAGAATCCGTGTTACAGAGGGGTGAGAAACTAGATAATCTCGTTGAAAAATCGGAATCCCTCTCTGCATCATCCAGAATGTTTTACAAACAGGCTAAAAAGACCAACTCCTGCTGTATAATTATGTAG
- the MST1 gene encoding threonine--tRNA ligase MST1 (similar to Ashbya gossypii AER105W), producing the protein MPSRICIRCFNSSSNRLILRQYISTASNSSNSATNVGHSVSTRQQLYVTDPISPGSIFFLPNGTKVFNKLIQFMKLQQQNKYGFQEVITPLIYRKSLWEQSGHWENYKDDMFRVEGNDSTKEEFGLKPMNCPGHCVMFQKFDRSYNELPLRFSDFSPLHRNEASGALSGLSRVRKFHQDDGHIFCTTDQVEEEIEKCLQLVDLCYSTVFPLRKDMKKSFGYKLCLSTRPEKYIGKLEVWDHAESVLKSILEDSGKQWSINKGDGAFYGPKLDIHVEDHIGKYHQVATIQLDFQLPERFNLKYKDADGSYKQPIMIHRAVFGSLERFMAILMDSNNGNWPFWLNPNQAMVIPVANDNKKIIAFSKKVIGKLRGEDSDPSKPIQLNSFHFNVDIDTRDESVSYRLRDAIGKKYSYIIMIGEQEVSNLKVALRSRESRKVDMLTLDELFEKFCDLEKNYK; encoded by the coding sequence ATGCCATCCAGAATATGTATTCGATGTTTCAATTCTAGCTCAAATAGGTTAATATTGAGACAGTATATATCTACTGCCTCTAATTCCTCAAATAGTGCAACCAATGTCGGTCACAGTGTTTCCACTAGACAGCAACTATACGTTACCGATCCAATTTCACCAGGCTCGATATTCTTTTTGCCTAATGGTACTAAAGTATTTAACAAGCTAATCCAGTTTATGAAgcttcaacaacaaaacaagTATGGTTTTCAAGAAGTTATTACCCCATTGATTTATAGAAAGAGCTTGTGGGAACAATCTGGCCATTGGGAAAATTATAAAGATGACATGTTTCGGGTTGAAGGAAATGATTCCACGAAGGAGGAATTTGGTTTAAAACCTATGAATTGTCCTGGCCATTGTGTTatgttccaaaaatttgatAGATCATATAATGAGTTACCGTTGAGATTCTCTGATTTTTCTCCTTTACACAGAAATGAAGCTTCTGGTGCTTTATCTGGATTGAGTAGAGTGCGAAAGTTCCATCAAGACGATGGGCACATATTTTGCACAACTGATCAGGTCGAGGAGGAGATTGAGAAGTGTTTACAATTGGTAGATCTTTGTTACTCCACTGTATTTCCATTAAGGAAAGACATGaagaaaagttttggaTATAAGTTATGTTTGTCAACTAGACCAGAAAAATATATCGGAAAACTAGAGGTTTGGGATCATGCAGAATCTGTGCTTAAATCTATCCTGGAGGATTCTGGGAAACAATGGTCAATTAATAAAGGGGATGGTGCTTTTTACGGACCAAAGTTAGATATCCATGTGGAAGACCACATAGGCAAGTATCATCAAGTTGCTACTATACAGTTGGACTTTCAGTTACCAGAGAGGTTCAATCTGAAGTATAAAGATGCGGATGGCAGTTACAAACAACCAATAATGATACATAGAGCTGTATTTGGTTCCTTAGAAAGATTCATGGCTATTCTAATGGATTCAAATAACGGCAACTGGCCGTTCTGGCTTAACCCAAACCAAGCAATGGTGATTCCAGTGGCTAATGAtaacaaaaagattatTGCTTTCTCTAAGAAGGTCATAGGAAAGTTACGCGGCGAAGATTCTGATCCTAGTAAACCTATCCAGTTAAACAGCTTTCACTTTAACGTAGACATTGACACGAGGGATGAGTCAGTAAGTTATAGACTAAGAGATGCGATAGGCAAGAAATATtcttatattattatgatAGGGGAGCAAGAGGTATCAAATTTAAAGGTTGCATTGCGCTCACGTGAATCACGTAAGGTGGATATGTTGACATTGGATGAACTATTCGAGAAATTTTGtgatcttgaaaaaaacTATAAATGA
- the MIA40 gene encoding Mia40p (similar to Ashbya gossypii AER108C) has translation MYRQSSLNVFKNVLRRTILSQRQQFFRYSSNSSKANPLFKDVNIPAMILASSVTLGAIYMVCPLKMKVKKDKVRSSGAAVIASSSVGQDTLVGGDDVEEPLEEATEVTGEQLIEPSDHFANGSDENGVTEHVADAAETVVENGNVSVQESAYDPGTGEINWDCPCLGGMAHGPCGEEFKAAFSCFVYSEADPKGIDCVEKFQAMQTCFRQYPEHYAEQLKNDEEEIAEEQLNETHSGQGLAATDGDFSVGTTLQSSTESSDANGQ, from the coding sequence ATGTATCGCCAATCATCGCTTAACGTCTTTAAGAACGTTCTTAGACGTACAATATTGTCTCAGAGACAGCAATTCTTTCGTTATTCGTCTAACTCATCGAAGGCAAACCCCCTCTTCAAGGATGTCAATATTCCAGCGATGATTCTTGCATCAAGTGTCACTCTGGGTGCCATTTACATGGTTTGTCctctgaagatgaaggtAAAGAAGGACAAAGTGCGTTCATCAGGGGCGGCAGTGATTGCATCGTCATCTGTAGGTCAGGATACACTTGTGGGGGGCGATGATGTTGAGGAACCCTTGGAGGAAGCAACGGAAGTAACGGGGGAACAATTAATTGAGCCTTCTGATCATTTTGCGAATGGTTCAGATGAAAATGGAGTGACAGAGCATGTAGCGGATGCAGCTGAAACAGTGGTAGAAAATGGTAATGTTTCTGTTCAAGAGTCAGCGTATGACCCGGGAACTGGTGAAATTAACTGGGATTGTCCTTGTTTAGGAGGTATGGCCCATGGACCTTGTGGAGAGGAATTCAAGGCGGCCTTCTCATGTTTCGTGTATTCTGAGGCGGATCCCAAAGGTATTGATTgtgttgaaaaattccaGGCAATGCAGACATGCTTCAGACAATATCCTGAACACTATGCTGagcaattaaaaaatgacGAAGAGGAAATTGCTGAAGAACAGTTGAATGAGACACATTCCGGTCAGGGTTTAGCTGCTACAGATGGTGATTTCTCAGTGGGAACTACCTTGCAATCCTCTACTGAGTCTAGCGATGCTAACGGACAGTGA
- the ATG17 gene encoding protein kinase regulatory subunit ATG17 (similar to Ashbya gossypii AER106C) yields the protein MIEQNEIHVFWENAQKYLSKAQVLCQKSQATLTSSQSRVTELQRTVSKIQFTLGCIHNQATYLANDILTKTIGNQLIQREWKKVVLDDMLKEMQHCQEKMVLKVEALSNMENTLSHDGRNLADFISMDNMHILNEKLKDLPVVKSQVSNIIAQYESLVEKVTNQLLKARVRKLEEEFNDFFVSDRGKYVLLDNYLHDIHHLEEDLVDILKSLTAHFDKCTLLKTKKLPTKEQEELFKIVKNDNAELESIMGMLIDIIVDINELAENITLKIRQKDKEKQLIKNSMVKILGDFTKYEEYLSVFQGVNESIANFKNSCIQDIKKVQELCDFYDNFLNSYQQLLREVDRRRKLAERMKSILQSCENQLAELNNSDLKKRQLFLLEHGDYLPENIWPNNIDDLAPLYTLDYNIKKI from the coding sequence ATGATTGAGCAGAATGAAATTCACGTCTTCTGGGAAAATGCACAGAAGTACCTCTCGAAAGCACAGGTCTTATGTCAAAAGTCCCAAGCTACTCTTACAAGCTCGCAATCAAGGGTCACGGAGCTGCAAAGAACGGTATCGAAAATTCAGTTTACCTTAGGTTGCATACACAATCAAGCAACATATTTAGCTAATGATATCTTAACGAAGACTATTGGAAACCAGTTAATTCAAAGAGAATGGAAGAAAGTTGTATTAGATGATATGCTGAAAGAAATGCAACACTGCCAAGAAAAAATGGTGCTGAAGGTTGAAGCCCTTAGCAATATGGAGAACACTTTAAGCCATGATGGTAGGAATTTGGCAGATTTCATATCAATGGATAATATGCATATTCtaaatgaaaaattaaaggattTACCAGTGGTCAAATCTCAGGTTTCAAATATAATTGCCCAGTACGAATCCCTTGTTGAAAAGGTTACCAATCAGCTATTAAAAGCAAGAGTTCGTAAGctagaagaagaatttaatGACTTTTTTGTGTCGGACAGAGGTAAGTATGTTCTTCTGGATAACTATTTGCATGATATTCATCatttagaagaagatttggTCGACATATTAAAATCGTTAACTGCTCATTTCGACAAGTGCACTTTGTTGAAAACCAAGAAATTACCCACAAAGGAGCAAGAAGAACTATTCAAGATTGtaaaaaatgataatgCTGAGTTAGAAAGTATCATGGGTATGCTTATTGATATCATAGTAGATATCAATGAGTTGGCGGAAAACATAACTTTAAAGATAAGGcaaaaagacaaagaaaaacaactgATTAAGAATTCTATGGTTAAAATACTCGGTGATTTCAcaaaatatgaagaatatttatcTGTATTTCAGGGAGTTAACGAGTCAATTGCCAATTTTAAGAATTCTTGTATCcaagatatcaaaaaagttcaagaatTATGTGATTTTTatgataattttttaaacagCTACCAGCAACTATTACGTGAGGTCGATAGGAGGAGGAAACTGGCTGAGCGTATGAAGTCTATTTTGCAGAGTTGTGAAAATCAGCTGGCTGAATTGAATAACTCTGACCTAAAAAAGAGACAACTGTTCCTATTGGAACATGGTGATTACCTGCCGGAAAACATTTGGCCCAATAACATTGATGATTTGGCACCACTATATACCTTGGACTACAACATAAAAAAGATTTAA